TGTTCAATCGCCATGTCGGCAAAGATTTCCAGGTGAACGACGCCGTCCTCCAGGACTTCCGCAAGTTCCTCGACGGTGAGAAGATCACCTACAACGAAGCCGATATCGTCGGCGTGCAGGATTGGATTGCCTCCCACATCAAGGCAGAACTGTTCGTCTCCGAATTTGGACAGCAGGAAGGCCTGAAGGTACAGGCCGAGAGCGATCCGCAGGTGGTGAAGGCCCTGGAGCTGTTGCCCCAAGCCAAGGAGCTGGCTGACAACGCAAAACACATCATCGCCGAACGCACCAGCGCAAGAGCGAATGCCGGAACCTCCGCAGCAGCAACCGCGCAGTAAACGGCAAAAGCAGCAATTAGCTACGGCAACAGCAGCAATTAGCGATTAGCAATAAGCGATAAGCAACACCGGCGGCGAAAAGCCGCCGGTGTTGCGTAGGAGCACCGGCCGCCCCCGGCCGGGTGTTGCCGTTGACTCAGCTAATTGCTTTATCGTTAATTGCTGATCGCCGCTTTTGCTGTTACGGTAGCTGATTGCTAATTGCTAATTGCTTATTGCTTCCTTTAGTCCTGATCCTGGCCGGGATGTGCGCGGCGCAGGAGCGCGTCAGCCTCACCACCGAAGATGGCGGCTCTATCCAGGCGCTGGTCTACGGCAAAGGCGATCGCGGCGTGGTGCTGGCGCACGGCGGACAGTTCAATAAGGAGAGCTGGGCGAAACAGGCGCAAGCCCTGGTTGATGCAGGATTTCGCGCCATCGCCATCGACTTCCGCGGCTACGGCGACTCCCGCGGACCAGGCCAGTCCGACCTGTACAGCGCACCGGTCTACTGGGACGTGCTCGCCGCCGTCCGCTACCTGGAAAAGAGCGGCGCCAAGCACGTCGCCGTAGTAGGAGCCAGCTTCGGCGGAGGCGCCGCAGCCGACGCCTCGTGCCACGCTCGTCCCGGAGAGATCGAGCGCTTAGTGATCATGGCAGCCGCCCCCAACTGTCCGCCCGAGAAGCTCCAGGGACGCAAGCTGTTCATCGTAGCCCGCGATGACGCCAACTCCGCCGGTCCCCGCCTCCCCGAAATCCGCGCCTACTACGATAAGGCGCCCGATCCCAAAAAACTCATCGTCGTCAAAGGGTCCGCCCACGCCCAGTTCCTTTTTGAAACAGGAGAAGGAAAACAAGTCCTAGAAGAAATCATCCAATTCCTCTCAGCCCCGTGATGGTCTGCCCTGCAACCTGCAATTGTCCCGTCGCTCTTGCCGTAGCTAATTGCTAATCGCTAATCGGTGCTCTTGCCCTTAACTTCACCACCGGCTACTGCCGGCGGTTCTGACTTCACCCGATCACCGGATGACCCGATCACCCGATTCTTCCTGTTCCCTGTCCCCCGTAACCTGTCCCCTCGCTGTTGCAGTAGCTAATTGCTAATCGCTAATCGCTTATTGCTTATTGCTGCCCTTTAGGTAATTGCTGCGCTCCCCTATCGCTGCTCCTCCCGCAACTCCCTCAGCAGCTCAGCGTGGATCGCAGGATGCAAGCGGAACAGACCTTTATCGCTGACCAGACGATGGTTCTCGTTGATCTGATAGGAGTCGGGAACGATTTCTCCATCGGCGACGCGAAAGGCCCCCATGATGTCCTCCGGCAGTATCTCTCCCGTAGGATCGGGCACGCGCGCGTCGATGACAAACAGGAATCCATTCTGCAGCTCCCGCGCCTGCTGTTTCGATTCGGGAAGCGTCGGCGCCACCCGCGCGATCACCTCGTGCAGAAAAGCCTTGAAGACCGAATTTCGGCGGAAATGAGCGGGAGAGACGGAAAGCGTTGCATCCACCTCTCCGATAATGGCCTCTCCAGCCAGCCCCTTGCGAAACACCTCATCCGGTTCAATGAATGACAGGTAGTGGTGTACCGCGTCAGTCACCGCGGAAAAAAGGTACACACCCTCTGGAAGCGGAGCTGCGCGCGGTCCTGCCATGGGTCCTTAGCTTATCGCGGGTTGCTTAGCTTGTTTTGCTTCGCCTTATTACCAATCGCGAATTGCTAATCGCTGATTTTGCCGTTGCCGTAGCTAATTGCTAATTGCTGCTCTCCCACCATCCTGAGCGCAGGAGGGTTCCCACGCGTCTTCTCCAGCGTGGGAAACCGGAGTCGAAGAATCTTGTGTTTTTTGAGGTTTCAAGACCAGTTCGCCCAACCCGAGATCGAGGGGTCTTCGCGATTCGCTGTTGTATCCACGTCTCTCGGTATTCCGAATGGTTGGTTAACGACAGTCTTTCAGGTTTGACGAACTTCAGGGACATAGAAGGCCTCAGCATCAATGTGGTTGGGGAACGCAATTCTACGACGATTCCACGAGACGTCAATGGGCATCTTTGTTTATCAATTTCCCAAATTGGCAATAGGTAATCCACTTATTTGCTTCTTGGCGGATTTGTGATTAACTGTGCGGTCACTCCCTCGACAGAACCCATGGCGACCACAGTTTCCGCACCTAGTAGTGTTTTCAGACCTGCCTTATCTAAACCGCTTCATTGGATGGCGAGGTTTACTTCTAGCATCGCGTACACGTCCGCAAGGCGCTCCAAATGACGATTGAAACTCACCGCCAGCTCGCCGGCTTCATTTGGGACATCTGCAATCTGCTTCGCGGTCCTTATAAGCGCAATGAATATCGCAAGGTGATTCTTCCCCTAACTGTACTTCGGCGCTTTGACTGCCTATTGGGTCCAACAAAGGAACAGGTCCTTAAAGAGCACGCACGCGTCAAGAGTAAGCCGGAAAAAGTGGTCCGTTCCCTTTTGGAAAAGATCACCGGCTACCCGTTCTACAATCTTGCCCGCTTCGATTTTGGCAAGGTGCTCGACGACTCCAAGCAGCTCGCCGAGGGGCTGAACAAGTACATCAATGGTTTTTCGCCCAATGTCCGGGAAGTCATGGAGCGCTTCGCCTTCGGAGAGCAGATCGCACGCATGGCGGAGAAAAACCTTCTTTATCAGGTGGTGAAGGCATTCGCCCGCGTCGATCTTTCCCCGGAACGCGTGGACGACATGCAGATGGGGTACGTCTTTGAAGAGCTTATCCGCATCGGGGCGGAGCAAGCGAACGAAGAAGCCGGAGAGCATTTCACGCCGCGCGAGGTCATCCGCCTGATGGTCAACCTGCTGCTCTCGCCGGAAAACGACCTGCGCCGCAGCCACGTGGTGAAGACCATCTACGACCCGGCCTGCGGCACTGGCGGCATGCTTTCTGTCGCCGACGATTACATTCGCAAGCTGAACAACAAGGCTACGCCACTTCTCTTCGGCCAAGACTGGAACGACGAAGCCTGGGCGGTCTGCAAGTCAGACATGCTCATCAAGCGCGAAGATGCCGACCAGATCCGTCTCGGCGACACCTTCTCTAAAGACGCCTTTGAGCGCGACGCCGATGGGAAGAAGCACACCTTCGATTACATGCTGGCCAATCCGCCGTTCGGCGTGGAATGGAAACAGCAGGAAAAATTCATCCGGGATGAAGCCGAGCACTACGGCTATGAAGGCCGCTTCGGCGCCGGCCTGCCGCGCATCAACGACGGCTCGCTGCTTTTTCTCCAGCACATGCTGTCGAAGATGCGCGGCGCGAAAAAAGGGGGCAGCCGCATCGGCATAGTCTTTAACGGATCGCCGCTGTTCACCGGCGATGCCGGCAGCGGGGAAAGCAATATCCGACAGTGGATCATCGAACACGACTGGCTAGAGGCGGTGGTCGCGCTGCCCGACCAGCTCTTCTACAACACCGGCATCTCCACTTACATCTGGATTCTCACCAACCGGAAGGAAGAGCCGCGCAAGGGCAAGATCCAGCTCATCGACGCACGCCAGTTCTTCGTTAAGATGAAGAAGAGCCTGGGCAACAAGCGCAACAAGGTCGGCGACCCGCACGACGACCAGCGCGAGCCAGACCAGATCGGCGAGATCACCCGCATCCACGGCGACTTTAGAGATGGCGAAACGCGCAGCTTCGCCGTCGATGGAAAACAGAAAGAACTCGTAGTCAGCAAGGTCTTCGACAATGCCGACTTCGGTTTTCACAAGATCACGGTCGAACGCCCGTTGCGGCTCAACTTTCAAGCAAGCGCGGAGCGCATCGCTCGGCTGGAACTGGAGCCGGCATTTCGCGCGCTGGCCGCGAGCCAGAAGAAGAACGAGAAGGTCCGGCTGGAAGAAATCGCGGAAGGCGAGCGCCGCCAGGAGGCTATCCGCGCTCTGCTGCGCGAGTTCGGCAAGATCACAGGAGAGCGCCTCTATAAGGATCGCGCGGTCTTCTTCAGCGAACTGAAGGCGCTCGATGTGGATGGCGATGAAGACGATCCCATCCGCCTTTCATCGTCGGAGCTCAAGGCGATTCAGAACTCTCTCGGCGAGCGCGATGAGACCGCGGAAATCTGCCGCGACAAGCATGGCAAATCAGAACCCGATCCCGACCTGCGCGACAGCGAAAGCGTGCCATTAAAGGAAAACATCGAACAGTACTTCAAGCGCGAGGTCCTGCCCCACGTCCCCGACGCCTGGATTGACCATAGCAAGACCAAAGTGGGATACGAGATCCCGCTGAATCGTCATTTTTACCGCTACGAGCCGCCCCGCCCGCTGGAAGAGATTGAAGCGGAGATCAAGACGCTGGAGGGCGAAATTGCCGGCATGTTGGGTGAGGTTACGGCGTGAAGAATCATTACGAAAAGCTGAAGTACTCGGGTGTGGAGTGGCTGGGGGATATTCCGGCACATTGGAGCGTAGGCCGCCTCAAAAACTCTGCCA
The Acidobacteriota bacterium DNA segment above includes these coding regions:
- a CDS encoding S41 family peptidase, which translates into the protein FNRHVGKDFQVNDAVLQDFRKFLDGEKITYNEADIVGVQDWIASHIKAELFVSEFGQQEGLKVQAESDPQVVKALELLPQAKELADNAKHIIAERTSARANAGTSAAATAQ
- a CDS encoding restriction endonuclease subunit M, whose translation is MTIETHRQLAGFIWDICNLLRGPYKRNEYRKVILPLTVLRRFDCLLGPTKEQVLKEHARVKSKPEKVVRSLLEKITGYPFYNLARFDFGKVLDDSKQLAEGLNKYINGFSPNVREVMERFAFGEQIARMAEKNLLYQVVKAFARVDLSPERVDDMQMGYVFEELIRIGAEQANEEAGEHFTPREVIRLMVNLLLSPENDLRRSHVVKTIYDPACGTGGMLSVADDYIRKLNNKATPLLFGQDWNDEAWAVCKSDMLIKREDADQIRLGDTFSKDAFERDADGKKHTFDYMLANPPFGVEWKQQEKFIRDEAEHYGYEGRFGAGLPRINDGSLLFLQHMLSKMRGAKKGGSRIGIVFNGSPLFTGDAGSGESNIRQWIIEHDWLEAVVALPDQLFYNTGISTYIWILTNRKEEPRKGKIQLIDARQFFVKMKKSLGNKRNKVGDPHDDQREPDQIGEITRIHGDFRDGETRSFAVDGKQKELVVSKVFDNADFGFHKITVERPLRLNFQASAERIARLELEPAFRALAASQKKNEKVRLEEIAEGERRQEAIRALLREFGKITGERLYKDRAVFFSELKALDVDGDEDDPIRLSSSELKAIQNSLGERDETAEICRDKHGKSEPDPDLRDSESVPLKENIEQYFKREVLPHVPDAWIDHSKTKVGYEIPLNRHFYRYEPPRPLEEIEAEIKTLEGEIAGMLGEVTA